The Gossypium arboreum isolate Shixiya-1 chromosome 6, ASM2569848v2, whole genome shotgun sequence DNA window CACAAAGCTCGATAGCTGAATTACTGTCCAAGTATGATATGACAATAATGGATTACCCACGTCACTACGAAGGGTGTCCGTTAATTGCAATGGAGGTGCTCCACCATTTTCTGAGATCGTGCGAAAGCTGGCTCTCACTCGGTCAGCATAATTTTTTACTCATGCATTGCGAAAGGGGTGGTTGGCCTGTATTGGTCTTTGTGTTGGCTGCATTGCTGTTATATAGGAAGCAGTACAGTGGAGAGCAGAAGACTCTGGACATGATATACAGGCAAGCTCCTCGTGAGGTTTTGCAGTTATTTTCACCCCTGAATCCAGTGCCTTCACAATTGAGGTATCTACAGTTTGTCTGTAGGAGAAATGTGGGGTCAGAATGGCCTCCTTTGGATCGAGCTCTCACCTTGGATTGTGTCATTCTTCGATGCATTCCTGATATTGATGGATATGGAGGTTGCCGTCCAATATTTAGAATATATGGGCAGGATCCTTTTCTTGCTGATGATAAAACCCCAAAAGTTTTGTACTCAACCCCCAAAAGAAGCAAATCTGTAAGGTATTATAAGCAGGTAATCACATCTttctagttatatatatatatatctcaaagCGGTTGACATTCCTCAtatcttttaaatatttaaaagcaTGTCCCACATCTAATTTACAATCTCAGGACAAGTGTGCAAGACTAGTAAAAGGATGAATGGCCTTTTCTTCTTAGGTTCTTCAGTGGTTAATGACATTACATCTGCTGCTTATAACCTTGTTCTTAAAATCCACGCTTGGTGAATTATGCTCTAATATAATGAAAATGTTGTTGCTTTGTGTAAGAATAATCTCATTTAGTCCTCACTCCATCTAAAGACATGTCCCTCATACTTTTTAGGTGTATGCTTGCTCATATGGTGACATCTTATTTTATATTCATCCTCTTTGATTCCACTGAACATTTGATTGTATAACCTCTTACAATTTAATTGCAGAAAGAGTGCAGCCTTGTTAAAATTGACATTAATTGCCATATTCAAGGTGATGTTGTAGTTGAGTGTATCAACTTGAATGATGACATGGAAAGAGAGGGGATGATATTCAGAGCTGTGTTTAACACAGCATTTATTAGATCAAACATTTTGATGCTCAATCGTGATGAAATTGATACATTGTGGGATACTAAAGAGCTGTTTCCAAAAGAATTTACAGCTGAGGTATATATCTGCATgcatttttattgcaattttgtTGTCTTTTTCTTCCCTAATAAACGTTGCATTGTGGATGAAGATTCTTTTCTCAGAAATGGATGCTGCTACATCTGTAATTTCCCTGGATTTTTCTGGCTTTGAAGAAAAAGGAGGTCTTCCTATGGAAGCATTCGCCAAAGTTCATGAAATCTTTAGTAATGTTGACTGGTTGGATCCTCGGGCAGATGTTGCTTTTAACATGCTTCAACAAATGGGTGCATCGAATATCGTTCAAGAAATGACTGACAGTCCCAGATCAGCTACTAAAGGTCTTCAGGAAACAATGCTCACAGTGGTATTACCAAGTAGCCCAAGGAGTCCCAGATCTATGAGTATGAAGATTCTATCTGCACCCTCAAAAAAGTCATCTCTTGATTCTGATGCAAGTAAGGAGGCTAAACCTGAAGTATCTGACATGGAGCCATTCAGTTGGTCCGATGTCAAGCATCAACACAGTAATCAGTCTACTGCAAACTTGCATGATTCCAAATCATCCATTAGTCAGGTTGGTCGCTTAACTGCAGCTGCTGCTGTAGTAAATGATTCTCAGGTCGTATCACATACACCAAAAGTGGATGAAAACATTTCAGTTTCACCACAAACATCTCTGTGTGTTCCAGTTCAATCGCCCCCAACTTCTAGTACAACAAAAGCTCTTCCTCACCCTCCACCACCTCCACCTTTGCCAAGTTCTCTTTCCTCAGCATCAGAACCTGCTAAGCCTTCACTTGCCACGGAATCTGGAACTTACTTACATGACAAAGATCAGACTGCATTACCTGAAGATCAGTCTTTGAAGGCTTCCTCTTGTACATACTCTCCAGCCACTGCAGCAGCTTCAACTGTGAGACCTCCTTTAACACCACCTAACAAGGAGATCCCAGCTGTTAGAATGATCCCTCCTGCTCCGCCTCCTCCTCCTCCAACACCACCTTCAAAAGGCAATGGCGTATCTTGTAAAACATCTCCATCTTTGGAGGAAAATATAGCTCTGAGTGCTATGGCTCCAGTGGCATCTGCTTCATCTCCTTTGAATAAAATTGAAGCTGTTAGAGATGGACCTCTTGCAGTTCCTCCCCCTCCCCCTCCCCCTCCCCCTCTCCCTCCCCCTTCTCCATCTATTAGAGCCATCCCTCCTGCCCCTCGACCTCCTCCAACACCACCTACAAAAGTGTGCGGCATACATCTGGAAGCATCTCCATCTTTGGAGGAAAATTTGAGGGCCACAACTCCTGCCACACCTATACCTCCACCTCCCCCTTCTCCTGCACCTATTAGAGCTGGATCTCCTGTAACCCCACCACCCCCGCCTCCTCCTCCAATGCCACTTTTGAAGGTAAATTCAGCATCTAAATCTGCACCTCCTCCACCTCCACCACCTCCTCTTCATGCCAGGCAAGTGGCATCATCAGTACCACCGCCACCGCCACCACCCACCCCTGCCTTGGCATCAAAATCTCAAGTTCCTGCTGCCCCACCACCCCCTGCTCCTTTTGGTAAAAAGACAAATGGCAATTTTCCAGAACCTCAAGCGGTAGGTAGTAGTGGATCTTCTGCTCCTGGACGACCATCTTTTACTTCTCCTACAAATTCAAAAAACAGACTTCTTTCACGTACTATTAGTTCAAAGAGTCATCAGACAAAGAAATTAAAGCCGTTGCATTGGTTGAAGTTACCTAGAGCCGTGCAGGGAAGCCTCTGGGCTGAAGCACAAAAATTGGGTGAAGCTTCCAAGTATGTGCTGCTCTGCTAAGTTTGagttttttgttttcattttaagtCCCGTGTAAGTCTTACTGTCATTTACTTATTCCTTTTTATTCTATTGGAATGATTAACCCTCTTCTCAGAGCTCCAGAGATTGACATGTCAGAGCTTGAGAATCTTTTCTCAGCAGCTGCTCCTAATACGGGTCGTGGTGGTAAATCAAATTCGCATACTGCACATGCACCAAAATCTGAGAAAGTGACATTGGTAGTGTATTTTTTCAATATTTAACTGAAGTAGTTGATGAGTCAGTTGCTTGCTTCATAGATGTTACTATCTATAGGTTAATTCTAGTACTATATTATTTAACCTTTGCTAAATGTGTTGTATATTAAATGCTAAATGCAGTTTTCATCGACTTGATTGTCATTGCTTATCTGCTTGATTGCCAAAGGAAGTATGAATCATTGTAAATGTTCCAGATCACACACTTGAATCCAGAAAATGAACATAAATACTTTAGTACTTTGTATAATGGTGCACATAAGAAATGCAAATTTTCAGTCTAATTCATATTCAGACATGAACAAAAACTTCATTGATGGTTTGGTGGTGATAATCATATGATGTAACTTATTATTGTTTTTCAATATGCTTTTGTCTAATAACAATCTTTGTTGCAGATTGACCACAGACGAGCATATAATTGCGAAATTATGCTTTCAAAAGTGAAGGTGCCCTTGCCTGACCTAATGGTAGGTTGAAGCGTTTCACTAGTTTGTAATCATTTACTTGTCTATTGTTGTCATTCTGAGACTTTACTTTCAGTAAATCTAAATCCTTCAATCAGCTTCAAACTCATATTCTGGAATtggaaaatggataaattttatcCTTTTATCAGTTTGCTGCTTATTCAGCTAACATACTAGTCTCTTTCTGCTTAACAAATGTACATTATGTGTAATGAATGAAATACTGAAAGAATAATTAACGAGGCACAAGGAGAAAGAGAGAATGAAATTCTATatcattcatcatcaaacaatacatatatatacaagcaTGAGTCCACTCTATAAGGAAAGTAAATAAAATCAAATCCTTAATACCTTGCTGTAATCCCTAATTGTCAGCTATATTATTCTATTTGCATATCTTAACATGTAACAACTTAGTCCTTCGAACTATCTGTGGTTTTAGATTGATTGGAAATGTTACTAAATATTTGGTGGAAAGTGCAAAGCTTAGCTTATACAGCTTTAAGGAGAAAGCTTGTTGTAGTTTAAGGATACCAAAGGAACTATTGTTAATATTAGGACAAGAGCTACCCAAACATTTTCATTAGTCAAATCTTGGTCTAGTTCTATAGTTTTTTGCTAATTTAAAGAGATATAAAATGTGCATGCTAAGTCCCAATCTGGATTTCTCAATGTGTAACCAGAGGTCACTACCATATTGTACTATTGAAAGTCTGCTGATCCCTATAATGTTTTGCTCTTTCCTGGCAAACATATATTGCTCATCCAGAAATGTATATTTGAACATCCTTGTGCTATCAAATGCAAGTCTTGATTTTCTCAAGTCCTTAACAATAAGGATGTGCACTTGATAAGCCCAAATATCAAAATGCATTTACAAATGCATCTCCATTCAAATGTGGATTCACCAAAAAGGAGATCTTTCATACCATTGTAGGTTGGTAATCTCTTTTTTGTTAGCCTTACTCTATTCAGCGAAACTTCTGCAGAGTTCGGTGCTTGCCTTGGATGAATTAGCATTAGATGTTGACCAGGTTGATAACCTCATAAAAGTTTGCCCTACCAAAGAGGAGATGGAATTACTAAAGGTGAAATGATTTATTACAATTTgattaatttcattcaaatttctcATCATAGTAACAATAGATTTGATGGTTTCCTCTAATAATCTTTCTGCCTTTGATGTAGTCAAACCATCTTGCGTTTAAGGTACTTGAATATTTTTTCCTTAAgttataataacataaataaCTCCTTTTCAGGGCTACACTGGAGAAAATGAAAAGTTAGGGAAATGTGAACAGGTATGTAAGATTTATTGTTGTTTCCTTATGATTGTTTATTTGTTGTCTGTAGGTCAATTTGTAAACATCCACTCTCTGCTGGATATCATAATTTTTCAACATAAAAAGGACATTTGAACTAGCCAATTGGCTTTCACTTGAATAACTTTTTCTTATTAACAACTTATAGACTTTTATATTATCACTTTAGAATCACTAATGGCCCAATATTTTCATGTACCTCCAATAACAGTTCTTCTTGGAGCTAATGAAAATTCCCAGAGTAGAATCCAAGCTCAGGGTGTTCTCTTTTAAGAAGCAATTTTGCTCCCAGGTTTGATCAAAATCTGTATCTGAATTCCACAGAAGTTAAATGTTGACTTTTCCTTGTTACTTATCAGACCTTGGATTGTACTCTAGGTTTCCGACGTCAGACATAACCTTAACATTGTAAACTCCACGGCAGAGGAGGCAAGTTATAAATTTTTTGCTTGCATTCTTTCTTGGGAACCGTGTTAGATACCCAATGGTTGGCAGCACAATAATGTCAAAACTTCTTTTATCAGATAAGAAATTCTGTCAAACTGAAGAGGATAATGCAGACAATTCTTTCATTAGGAAATGCATTGAATCAGGGAACTGCAAGAGGTGAGTTAAGCATTTTTTTTCTGGTACAAGATAGTGGTGGACTATAATACATGCATATCCTCAATATTAGGGGAGACCATAATCAAAAGTGAAAATTGGAACTCTAGCTCTAATGCCATTCCCCAATACCACTAGCATTCAATTCAGTGATGAATGTCCTTAATGTTTTGCTTGTAAACTTCTTTAAACCACTGGTCTCTCTCATTGCAACAATTACAACTTCCCCTTTTCTATTTTTATCACACACTTCTAATTGCACTGTTTATTCTTGTTTCTCTTTGTCTGACATTTGCTTATGTCTAGTGTCCCGCTTTTCTAAGTCTCTTTGATGATGTTAATTTTTGCTATTTTTTATTGAATGCTCGTACTTTTGCTGTAGGTTCTGCTATTGGATTTAGGTTGGACAGTCTCCTTAAACTAACAGATACACGTGCACGAAACAGCAAGATGACTCTCATGCATTACCTTTGCAAGGTACAAGTTGTTATTCATCACTTGGACTCTTGTGACCGTAACCACACCCTTGATGTATTGGTTCTCAAATAGTTATGAACTGTTCTGTAATCTGGTGTGCCGGAGCTTTTAACGTATCCAGTTGGTCATAACATTCTGAATAATAAATTATAGGTGCTTGCTGAAAAGCTGCCAGAGGTACTAGATTTTTCAAAAGATATTTCAAGTTTAGAACCTGCATCTAAGGTATGTTGCTAGTTcttgttgaaaataattttacaaaaatttaagtTTGACCTAACATCTTTGGCTGATACGCGGTTCCATCTAGATACAACTTAAATTTCTGGCAGAGGAGATGCAAGCCATAAGCAAAGGATTGGAGAAAGTTCTTCAGGAACTGTCCAGTTCTGAAAATGATGGCCCTGTGTCAGAAAAATTCCGTGAGGTATTTTAAGTGTATAAtctgttttaataaatgtaatCAATAATCTATTTTCATTTGTATACATATGTATTCTATTTTCTTTTGTTGTCCAGAACTTAAAGGAGTTCCTCTCTTTTGCCGAAGCCGAAGTTAGATCCTTGGCTTCCCTATACTCCACGGTGGTATGTGTCTAGGTTTTGTTGCAAACAGTGGCAATCTTAGTAATGTTCAAATTGAACTCTTCATTACATCTTAGTTTTACATTGACAGGGAAGAAATGTGGACGCATTGATTCTTTACTTTGGAGAGGATCCAGCTCGTTGTCCCTTTGAACAAGGTATTCAATGATTGTCATCAGTTTGTGATGCTAATTCTATTATGAATTCTAAATTACGCAAAAGTAAAGCCTTCGGCTTTAATCCAGCATGGAAATGAAAGAacatgaaaataaatgaaaaagagaAGCTTACTCTACTGCAAAGTCTGTTGTACTTTTTATCTCTCTTTGTTTATTGGTCTATAATGTTTCGAAGAATGAACCAGTTTCTGGTTACTTCTGTTGGAGATGTACAGGTAAGCTCTGTGTTTATCTGGTTTTTACTTCATCTTAAAATCCTTTGCTTCTTTGTATCCTTTTTATTGGACGGTTAATAGTTGCCTTAGAACAATCGATGTTTTAGTTTTCAGTTATTTTCCTCTATTTATTAGTCTTGTAAACCACTGCAGTTACTTCAACTCTACTTAACTTCGTGAGGTTGTTTAACAAAGCTCATGAAGAGAACTGCAAGCAGCTTGAGAACGAAATGAAGAAGTTGTCGGAAAGTGAGAAGTTGAAGATGAATGCTTCGCAAAAGAATGAATCAGAAGAATTATTACGCAGTTCCATTCGGACCAGCAATGTTTAATTCATTCAGACCTCAAAACCTAAAATGCTTCCTGTTCTTGGAGATGAGATGGTAACAGCATCTGCACAGCGAAGGTAATGGATAGATTGTTGTTGAGAGGACAGACTGATACATCAAACTTGAATTGTAAATATGAAAGACGACAGATTTTATCTCAAACTCAGAAGCTTCTGAGAGACAAGCACCCTAAAAAGTACTAAGCCTTGCCCATTATCCCCTTCTATAGATTCTTCCTTTTCAATTCTTCCCTTCCATATATGACATACTGATATTAAATGATCTATGTTGGCAGAGATGGGAGTTAAGGCTACTAGCCGTTGACTTGGCTAAGGGCAACTTGTACATTATCCCCTCACAAAAGTTGTAAGTAGTGTTAAAGAAAGATgattataaat harbors:
- the LOC108486134 gene encoding formin-like protein 18, whose amino-acid sequence is MGLFSKLFYKKPPDGLLEICEGVYVFDYCFTIDAWEEENYKVYIEGIVTNLQEHFPDASFLVFNFREGETQSSIAELLSKYDMTIMDYPRHYEGCPLIAMEVLHHFLRSCESWLSLGQHNFLLMHCERGGWPVLVFVLAALLLYRKQYSGEQKTLDMIYRQAPREVLQLFSPLNPVPSQLRYLQFVCRRNVGSEWPPLDRALTLDCVILRCIPDIDGYGGCRPIFRIYGQDPFLADDKTPKVLYSTPKRSKSVRYYKQKECSLVKIDINCHIQGDVVVECINLNDDMEREGMIFRAVFNTAFIRSNILMLNRDEIDTLWDTKELFPKEFTAEILFSEMDAATSVISLDFSGFEEKGGLPMEAFAKVHEIFSNVDWLDPRADVAFNMLQQMGASNIVQEMTDSPRSATKGLQETMLTVVLPSSPRSPRSMSMKILSAPSKKSSLDSDASKEAKPEVSDMEPFSWSDVKHQHSNQSTANLHDSKSSISQVGRLTAAAAVVNDSQVVSHTPKVDENISVSPQTSLCVPVQSPPTSSTTKALPHPPPPPPLPSSLSSASEPAKPSLATESGTYLHDKDQTALPEDQSLKASSCTYSPATAAASTVRPPLTPPNKEIPAVRMIPPAPPPPPPTPPSKGNGVSCKTSPSLEENIALSAMAPVASASSPLNKIEAVRDGPLAVPPPPPPPPPLPPPSPSIRAIPPAPRPPPTPPTKVCGIHLEASPSLEENLRATTPATPIPPPPPSPAPIRAGSPVTPPPPPPPPMPLLKVNSASKSAPPPPPPPPLHARQVASSVPPPPPPPTPALASKSQVPAAPPPPAPFGKKTNGNFPEPQAVGSSGSSAPGRPSFTSPTNSKNRLLSRTISSKSHQTKKLKPLHWLKLPRAVQGSLWAEAQKLGEASKAPEIDMSELENLFSAAAPNTGRGGKSNSHTAHAPKSEKVTLIDHRRAYNCEIMLSKVKVPLPDLMSSVLALDELALDVDQVDNLIKVCPTKEEMELLKGYTGENEKLGKCEQFFLELMKIPRVESKLRVFSFKKQFCSQVSDVRHNLNIVNSTAEEIRNSVKLKRIMQTILSLGNALNQGTARGSAIGFRLDSLLKLTDTRARNSKMTLMHYLCKVLAEKLPEVLDFSKDISSLEPASKIQLKFLAEEMQAISKGLEKVLQELSSSENDGPVSEKFRENLKEFLSFAEAEVRSLASLYSTVGRNVDALILYFGEDPARCPFEQVTSTLLNFVRLFNKAHEENCKQLENEMKKLSESEKLKMNASQKNESEELLRSSIRTSNV